The segment GGCGGGCTCGACCTCGACCGGCAGCACGGCCGCGGCGTGTTGCTGCGGCGGCGGTGTATAGCGCTCGACCGGCTGAGCGATGGAGCCAGCCGCCGGCTTGGCGGCCGCGGGCTGGGCCAGCACCATTGGCACGGCCTTGCCGCGCGCCGCCCACCACTGCTCCGGGTCGATGCCCTCGACCTTGACCCGTGCCGTGCCGCTTTCGGCGTAACCGAGCTTCTTCGCCGCGGCAAAGGACAGATCGATGATGCGATCGGAATAGAAGGGCCCGCGATCATTGACCCTGAGCGTGACGCTGCGGCCGTTGTCCAGGTTGGTCACCTTGACGTAGCTCGGCAACGGCAGAGTCTTGTGCGCCGCGCTCATCCCATACAGGTCGTAGGTTTCGCCGTTGGCCGTGGCCTGGCCATGAAACTTGGTGCCATACCAGGACGCTGTGCCGACCTCCGCATAGCGCCGGCCATCGTTCATCGGGTAATAGGTCTTGCCGAGCACCGTGTAGGGATTGGCCTTGA is part of the Stutzerimonas balearica DSM 6083 genome and harbors:
- a CDS encoding septal ring lytic transglycosylase RlpA family protein; the protein is MKARRGLSALTLACVVVAGCSSAPGPRDTSGGQAGAAGSYARPHKDGAPWWDVDVSQIPDATPMPHYGPVKANPYTVLGKTYYPMNDGRRYAEVGTASWYGTKFHGQATANGETYDLYGMSAAHKTLPLPSYVKVTNLDNGRSVTLRVNDRGPFYSDRIIDLSFAAAKKLGYAESGTARVKVEGIDPEQWWAARGKAVPMVLAQPAAAKPAAGSIAQPVERYTPPPQQHAAAVLPVEVEPASQRANGNEGLYLQVGAFANPDAAELLKDKLAGVVTAPVFVSSVVHNQQILHRVRLGPIKTQSEATQLEQSVRLANLGQPRRVKAD